GCCACGGACTTCGGCGTGTCGCGGTAGCGGTAGATCGAGTACGCCGACGGAGGCGCACTGTGGCCCTTGATGGACGCGCCGATCGGTAGCACCCGAACAGTCACCGACGAATGGCTCGCGCAGACGGCGAGGATGTGCCGTAGCTGCTCGGCAACGATATGCGGTTCGGCCGCGTAGCGTCGGACCGCGATCTCATCGAGCACGACGTCGTACTGCGGCCCGCCCTCGGCAAGCAGTAGTTCCTGCCGGTGCGCTCTCGCGGCGACGGCCGCGGCAGAGTCGAACCTGTCGGCTTGACGAGCAAGATTGCTTCGCAACCGAGCGTCGGCGAACGCGGGCGTCTGCAGCACCCCAGGAAAGATCAAAGCGAATTCGGTGATCGCCTTGGTGCCGCTTTCCAGGTCGGCATACGTGGCCTGCCGGACGCCCATCCGTTCGGCGTCGGCCATCCACCATCCGCGCGCCCAACCGTCGGCCGCCGCGTCCATGATCGCCGTCCGTCGGTTCACGCCAACGGCCAGGTAGTCGCAGATCGCGCTGACCAGGTCGATGTCCGGACCGAGGTGCCCGTTCTCCAAGGCGCTGAGCTGCTGGCGCGGAAACCCGACGGCGCGCGCGAGCGGTTCGCCCGACATTCCGTGCTCATCCCGCAGGCGCCGGATCTCGCGTCCTAGCCATCGCCGGCGGACGTACGGACTGGGGCGGGTCACCGGCAGCCTCCAGGGGGTGCATTCAAACCCGGTCGACGATCGCGGCCGGCTGGGTGCAATCAATGTAACCCCGACATCCAGCGAAACGATCTTGATGCCGCTAGCGGTCCGTTATGAATGCGCAGCTCAGACGGCGGTCGGACCGAAGGTCGGTACACGAGGTCGGACCGAAGGTCGGTATTCCCAGCCGCGCGCCATTGCGTGATCGTTGATTCGCAACGAGTTATTCCTCGATGGGCCGCGGAGCGTCGCCGGCCCCGGCCCAAGCCAAGCACAGGTCCATCCCCCCGACGCACATCCGTGCCCAATTGGCGACCAGGGCGCACATGCGTCGCACCGCCGCGGGGGCCTGGCCACGAGGTGAGAGCCGATGCGCACAAGGAGGCTGAACGCGATGAGCGATGTGGTCGCTGCGGACCAGGTACCGGCCGCCATGCACGGCACGGTTGCGCCCATCGCCCACGGATCTGGCCGGGGGCGGGTGCTTGCTATGGAGCCGCCCGCCTCCGGCCGAATGTTCACCGATGGGCTTCGCGTACCAGGGCGAGGCGATCACGGGTCCGGTCGCGTTCTCCTGCGATACACGCCGTCCCCCTACCCTGCCAGGCCTGCTCGGACGGCAGCCCCGAGCCGACGGCCCAGGCGCGAGGGAGGCTCCTTCCTCCGGCCGAGCCCTCTCGCCCGCGGCAGGAAAGCGGTGGTGTGCCGGCGTCAATCGGTGGTCGCCGGCACGCCACCGCTCCCCCTTCCACCCCTGACTCGCGCGACATCGCGGCGACGTAACGGGATGACCGAAAGACGCAGCCACATCATGAGCCCACACCGACACACCACCGGACTGCTGCCACCTGTCCAGATGGCGGTTATGTCATGACCGATCCGGCCCCCCATACAGCGACGAAATCGCCCGGTCGTCGCTGGCGGCTTCGTGATCGACGGATCCGGGCCAAGCTGGCCGTGATTCTGGTACTGCCGATGGTGGCGATTCTGGCTCTCGCCGGATTGATTACCGCTGGCGCTTCGTCCTCCGCGCTACAGGCGGATCAGGCCCGCCGACTGGTCGCGCTCGGTGGTGTCGCCGGGGAGCTGGCCGCGCAGATGCAGCGTGAGCGTGTGCTGGCGGCGCTGGTGCTCGCCGGAGACGAAGCGTCGGTCCTGGAGGAGTACCGCAGCCAGGCTGCGGCCACCGACACCGTCATCGGCAGCTTCCGGGATGCGGCGAGCGACGTGCAGCCTTCGGGTGGCCTGGCTGTCCTGCTGGTGCGGGTAGAGGGACAGCTTGATGGGCTCGACGCGGTTCGTCAGCAGGTGCAAGCCGGCCGGGATGTGCCCGGCAGTGTCGTGGTCTTCCG
The Micromonospora pisi DNA segment above includes these coding regions:
- a CDS encoding helix-turn-helix domain-containing protein, with protein sequence MTRPSPYVRRRWLGREIRRLRDEHGMSGEPLARAVGFPRQQLSALENGHLGPDIDLVSAICDYLAVGVNRRTAIMDAAADGWARGWWMADAERMGVRQATYADLESGTKAITEFALIFPGVLQTPAFADARLRSNLARQADRFDSAAAVAARAHRQELLLAEGGPQYDVVLDEIAVRRYAAEPHIVAEQLRHILAVCASHSSVTVRVLPIGASIKGHSAPPSAYSIYRYRDTPKSVAVAVDTLTRDLIHTDWDEIDPYLGLHDRLMAAALSPDMSIRLLRDAAQDLSPIGGVSV